The Streptomyces sp. cg36 genomic interval CGTCAATCTCAGACTATTGCTCCAGACTCAGCATTCGCCGCCGATCGCCGGATCGACCGGGCCCAGGCCCCGGTGCGTCGACATGCCGGTTCGAATCCGGCCCGTGGAGCTCGATCCGCGGTGGTCCAAAGGCAGGGCGCGGCGACATGAGACTGACCTGGGTTCTCAAGCGTGCCGGCGTGTGCAATTCGGTGGCATCACCCAGGGCCCGGAGGCCGGCTATGCCTCCGGGCCCGCTCCCGCTCCCGTTCGCGTTCATGGAGGGGATTCCCCCCTCCCCGTCCCGGAATTCCGCGCGTACGCGGGCGCTCTCGCCCGGCTACTGCCGGTATCCGCTCAGGAAGCGCCCGATGCGGCTGATGGCCGCGTCCAGGTCGTCGGCGTGCGGCAGTGTCAGGATGCGGAAGTGGTCGGGGCGCGGCCAGTTGAAGCCGGTGCCCTGGACGACCTGGATCTTCTCCCGCAGGAGCAGGTCAAGCACGAACTTCTCGTCGTCTTCGATCGGGTGAATCTTCGGATCGATCCGGGGGAACGCGTAGAGCGCGCCCTTCGGCTTCACACAGGACACCCCGGGGATCTCGTTGAGCTTCTCCCAGGCGCGGTCGCGCTGTTCGCGCAGCCGTCCGCCGGGCGCGGTCAGCTCCTTGATGGTCTGACGGCCGCCGAGCGCCGCCTGGATGGCGTACTGGGCGGGCGCGTTGGGGCACAGCCGCATGGAGGCGAGCATCGTCAGGCCCTCCAGATAGCTCTTGGCGTGCTGCTGGGGACCGCTGACGACCAGCCAGCCGGAGCGGAACCCGGCCACCCGGTAGGTCTTGGACAGTCCGCTGAAGGTCAGCACGACGAGGTCCGGGGCGAGGGCGGCGGCGGTGTGGGCCACGGCGTCGTCGTAGACGATCTGGTCGTAGATCTCGTCCGCGAACACCATCAGCTGGTGGCGGCGGGCGAGATCGAGGATGCCCTCGATGATCTCCTTGGGGTAGACCGCGCCCGTGGGGTTGTTGGGGTTGATGATGACGACGGCCTTGGTGCGGTCGGTGATCTTCGCGGCCATGTCGTCGAGGTCCGGGTACCACTCGGCCGACTCGTCGCAGATGTAGTGCACGGCCTTGCCGCCCGCCAGCGTGGTGACGGCGGTCCAGAGAGGGAAGTCGGGGGCCGGGATGAGGACTTCGTCGCCGTCCTCCAGGAGCGCCTGCACGGCCATCGAGACCAGCTCGGAGACGCCGTTGCCGAGGAAGACGTCGTCCACGGAGACGTCCGGCAGCCCCATGGCCTGGTAGCGCTGGGCGACGGCGCGGCGGGCCGAGAGGATGCCGCGCGAGTCGGTGTAGCCGTGGGCCCGCGGGAGCATCCGGATCATGTCCTGGAGGATCTCCTCGGGCGCTTCGAAGCCGAAGAGGGCCGGGTTGCCGGTGTTGAGGCGCAGCACGCTGTGGCCCGCCTCCTCCAGCGCGTTGGCGTGCTCGATCACCGGGCCGCGGATCTCGTAGCAGACCTCGCTCAGCTTGCTCGACTGCCGGAACTCCATGGCGTGGCCCTCCCGCGTTGCCCAGATCCCTCTGGTGTGACTTCCCGTACTTCCGTACTTGGTTTTACCAAGTGGACGCTTGGAAAGTCCAACATCGTGTCTAGACTGCGTCGCATGCCACGTCAGCCACGCCGTCGAAGCTACGACCAGTACTGCGCCGCTGCCCGCGCCCTCGACGCCGTCGGGGACCGGTGGACGCTGCTGATCGTCCGGGAACTCCTCGCCGGACCGCGTCGTTATACAGATCTGCACGCGGATCTGCCGGGCGTCTCCACCGACGTCCTGGCCGGCCGGCTCAAGGACATGGAGCGCGAGGAGCTCGCCACCCGCCGCAAGCTGCCCCCGCCCGCGGCGGCGACGGTGTACGAACTGACGGCGCGGGGCCGGGAGTTGCTGCCCGTCCTGACCGCCCTCGCCGCCTGGGGCGCGCCGGAGCTCGCCGAGCGGCGGCCCACCGACGCCGTGCGCGCGCACTGGTTCGCGATCCCGCTGATCCCCCTGCTGCGCCGCCTGCCGCACGGGACGGCCGTCCTCGACGTACGCCTGGACGAGGGCGAGTTCCACGTCCGGACCGGCCCGGAGGGCGACGCTCCGGTGTACGGCGACGGGCCCGCGCCGGATGCCGACGCGCGGCTCGTCCTGGACGCGGACACCTGCCGGGCGCTCGCTGCGGGCACGCTGACCTTCGAGGAGGGCGTCAAGGACGGCCGCGTCCAGGTGGCGGGCGAGGGCCCTGTGGCCGACGTGCTGCGCGGCGCGTGACCGCCCGCCGCGCGGTCGCCCCGGTGCGCGCGCGTGCACCACGCATCATGGAGGCGTGCGACTCGAAGCGATCACCTGGGAACGGCTGACCGGCGCTCTCGCCGACCGGGCCATGGACACACCCGCCCGCGACGGCGGCCCGTGGCTGCGCGTCGGTGTCGACGGCGCGCCCGCCGCCCGCCCCGGCGAGCTGGCGGGGGCGCTCGCCGAAGCCCTGCGGATACGGGGGCGTTCGGTGCTGGTCGTCTCCACCGAGGGCTTTCTGCGCCCGGCCTCGCTGCGCTACGAGTACGGCCGGGAGGACCCCGACACCTATGTCGACGGCTGGTTCGACACCTCGGCGCTCTGGCGGGAGGTCTTCGACCCGCTGGAGCCCGGTGGCGGCGGACAGGTGCTGCCCGACCTGTGGGACCCGGTGACCGACCGGGCCACCCGCACCCCCTACACGCTCCTCCCGAAGGGAGGAGTGCTGGTGCTGCACGGGCCGCTGCTGCTCGGGCGCTGGTTCCCGTTCGACCTCGCCGTCCATCTGCGCCTCTCGCCCGGCGCGCTGCGGCGGCGCACCGAGGAGGGCGCCCGCTGGACGCTGCCCGCGTTCGCGCGGTACGAGGAGGAGGTGCGGCCGGCCGACGCCGCCGACGTCGTGGTGCGGGCCGACGACGCGCTGCACCCGGCGTGGAACGGCTGATCCGCCGGGTCCCCGCAGGGCGGCGGCTGTGCGCCGGGCCCCCTGTACGGATCTGCCGCATGCCGGGCCCCGCGCGGATCGGCCGTACGTCGGCGCCTGCACGGGTTGACCGAACGCCAAGCCCCCCGCACGGATCAGCCGCGCGCCGACGCCCGCACGCCAAGCCCGGCGCGGACCGCCCGCACGCCCTCGACACCCCCAGCCGCTCAATCACGCACCGGAGGCCGCCCGCCCACCACCGTCACCGCCTCCGCGCCCGTCCGGCAGCCCGCTGCCGCCGCCTCGGACGGTTCGGCGCCCGTCAGGCGGGCGGCCAGGAAGCCTCCGGTGAAGGCGTCGCCCGCCCCCGTGGAGTCGACGGCGGTGGCCCTCGGTGCGGGCACCTTGGCGACGATCTCCCCGGCGGCGGCCACCAGTGCGCCGGCCGCCCCCAGCGTCATCGCGACCAGGGGGAAGCGGTGGCTCAACTCGGCCGCCGCGTCCACCGGTTCGGCCCGTCCGGTGAGCAGTCGGGCCTCGTCGGCGTTGGGCAGCAGCACCTCGACGCCCTCGGCCGCGTCCAGGAACCGGTCGGTGCCCCACTCGGCCAGGAACCCGGCCGAGGCGGGATCCAGGCTCACCGGAACCCCGGCCTCCAGCGCCGATCGGGCTGCGGCCAGGGCCAGTTCGCGGCTGGAGTCGGCGAAGAAGAGGTAGCCGGAGAGGTGCAGATGGCCGATGCCGTCCAGGAACACGGGATTCCAGTCGGCGGGCGCCATGCGCCACACGGCGCCGCTGTCGGTGAGGAAGGTCCGCTCACCGGTCGCCGTGTCGACCAGCGAGACCACGGTGGCGGTGGGGGCCGCCGGGTCGGGGACCAGGAGCGGGCGCACCCCCGCACGCCGCAGCCGCTCTTCGTGCCAGGCGGCCTCGGCGCGGCCGGTCCGCCCCAGTATCCGTACGTCCGCGCAGCCCGCGCGGGCCGCCCAGCAGGCCGCGTTGGCGCCCGCGCCGCCCGGGACCGTACGGATCTCGGCGGCCGTGTCCGTGGCGGGCGCCAGCGGTCCCCGGTGCCGGGCGACGACGTCGGTGACCACGTCGCCGACGACCAGCAGCCCGCCCGTCACAGCGCCGCCGCGATCCGCGCCGCCAGCCGCGCATTGCCGCGCACCGCCGCCACGTTCGCCTCCAGGGAGGCCCCGCCGGTGTGCCGCACCAACTGGTCGAGCAGGAACGGCGTGACCGCCTGACCCGTGATGCCCTGTGCCTGGCAGTCGGCAAGGGCCCGGGCCAGCACCCGGTCGTGCAGTTCCGGGTCGAGCTGGTCGGCCTCCGCGACCGGATTGGCCACGATCAGCGCGGAGTCGGCGCCGATCGCGTCATGGGCCAGGATCACCTCGGCGGCCTCCCGCGGGGTGGTGACCGTCCAGTCGACCGGTTCGCCGGAGCTGGCCAGATAGAACCCCGGGAAGCGGTCCGTGCCGTAGCCGACCACGCCGATGCCGAGCGTCTCCAGCCGTTGCAGCGTCGCCGGGACGTCCAGGATCGACTTCACCCCGGCGCACACCACGGCGATCGGGGTGCGGGCGAGCAGCCGCAGGTCCGCCGACTCGTCCTGGGTCTCGGTCCAGCCCCGGTGGACGCCGCCGAGCCCGCCCGTGGCGAAGACGCGGATCCCCGCCCAGCGGGCCAGCCGCGCGGTCGCGGAGACCGTGGTCGCCCCGTCGGCGCGGGCGGCCAGCGCCATCGGCAGATCGCGGTGGCCGAGCTTGCGCGGCGCGCCCGACGCGACCCGCTCCAACTGGTCCTTGGCGAGGCCGACATGGGGTTTCCCG includes:
- a CDS encoding carbohydrate kinase family protein; this encodes MTGGLLVVGDVVTDVVARHRGPLAPATDTAAEIRTVPGGAGANAACWAARAGCADVRILGRTGRAEAAWHEERLRRAGVRPLLVPDPAAPTATVVSLVDTATGERTFLTDSGAVWRMAPADWNPVFLDGIGHLHLSGYLFFADSSRELALAAARSALEAGVPVSLDPASAGFLAEWGTDRFLDAAEGVEVLLPNADEARLLTGRAEPVDAAAELSHRFPLVAMTLGAAGALVAAAGEIVAKVPAPRATAVDSTGAGDAFTGGFLAARLTGAEPSEAAAAGCRTGAEAVTVVGGRPPVRD
- a CDS encoding winged helix-turn-helix transcriptional regulator, translated to MPRQPRRRSYDQYCAAARALDAVGDRWTLLIVRELLAGPRRYTDLHADLPGVSTDVLAGRLKDMEREELATRRKLPPPAAATVYELTARGRELLPVLTALAAWGAPELAERRPTDAVRAHWFAIPLIPLLRRLPHGTAVLDVRLDEGEFHVRTGPEGDAPVYGDGPAPDADARLVLDADTCRALAAGTLTFEEGVKDGRVQVAGEGPVADVLRGA
- a CDS encoding uridine kinase, which produces MRLEAITWERLTGALADRAMDTPARDGGPWLRVGVDGAPAARPGELAGALAEALRIRGRSVLVVSTEGFLRPASLRYEYGREDPDTYVDGWFDTSALWREVFDPLEPGGGGQVLPDLWDPVTDRATRTPYTLLPKGGVLVLHGPLLLGRWFPFDLAVHLRLSPGALRRRTEEGARWTLPAFARYEEEVRPADAADVVVRADDALHPAWNG
- a CDS encoding pyridoxal phosphate-dependent aminotransferase, whose translation is MEFRQSSKLSEVCYEIRGPVIEHANALEEAGHSVLRLNTGNPALFGFEAPEEILQDMIRMLPRAHGYTDSRGILSARRAVAQRYQAMGLPDVSVDDVFLGNGVSELVSMAVQALLEDGDEVLIPAPDFPLWTAVTTLAGGKAVHYICDESAEWYPDLDDMAAKITDRTKAVVIINPNNPTGAVYPKEIIEGILDLARRHQLMVFADEIYDQIVYDDAVAHTAAALAPDLVVLTFSGLSKTYRVAGFRSGWLVVSGPQQHAKSYLEGLTMLASMRLCPNAPAQYAIQAALGGRQTIKELTAPGGRLREQRDRAWEKLNEIPGVSCVKPKGALYAFPRIDPKIHPIEDDEKFVLDLLLREKIQVVQGTGFNWPRPDHFRILTLPHADDLDAAISRIGRFLSGYRQ
- a CDS encoding pseudouridine-5'-phosphate glycosidase; this translates as MPYDDVLKVSEEVREALDAGRPVVALESTIIAHGLPRPRNLRVATELEELVRESGAVPATVAVLDGKPHVGLAKDQLERVASGAPRKLGHRDLPMALAARADGATTVSATARLARWAGIRVFATGGLGGVHRGWTETQDESADLRLLARTPIAVVCAGVKSILDVPATLQRLETLGIGVVGYGTDRFPGFYLASSGEPVDWTVTTPREAAEVILAHDAIGADSALIVANPVAEADQLDPELHDRVLARALADCQAQGITGQAVTPFLLDQLVRHTGGASLEANVAAVRGNARLAARIAAAL